A genomic segment from Xyrauchen texanus isolate HMW12.3.18 chromosome 21, RBS_HiC_50CHRs, whole genome shotgun sequence encodes:
- the LOC127661613 gene encoding integrator complex subunit 14-like — MPTVVLMDSSLSMTRPVSVEGNEEFQRKNLAVHGLTMLFEHMATNYRLEFTTLVAFSSLWELLVPFTRDYNTLQEALNNLEDYDKTCLDSALQGVSNIVQQEWGTSCPCQVVLVTDGALGFGRGSLRHSLQTMKQRVEDKKFPLPFPFPSKLYVMCIANAEELQATDGMDNLEQLVSLNGGKGQIYTVEGPLCLKNVQSMFGKLIDQAYSPFHAVLRCGNMASDVQVFPRPEPVQIDEEVDPLPKTVQTDLEIVGFIEIGDISSPPVLSRHLVLPISVTKEGDEMGTGATDETEEEPSTNQMAGKSPNFCVLLHGSLKVEGMVALVQLQSEWFGMLYSQADSKKKSNLMMSLFELGLDPLPWLGRMSQLGPASDATENPYGEDDSKSPFPIQPKHKRSYAQNVTVWIKASGLQTDVQKILRNARKLPEKTQTFYKELNRLRKAALAFGFWELLKSVAELLDRECTLLPDSAHPDAAFQLSHAAQQLKLASSGDSKYAAFEHNITPMLTDFSGGGGAERM, encoded by the exons ATGCCCACGGTGGTTCTTATGGACTCCTCGCTGTCCATGACGCGACCCGTGTCAGTGGAGGGCAACGAAGAGTTTCAGAGGAAGAATCTGGCAGTTCATGGACTGACCATGCTGTTTGAACACATGGCAACAAATTACAGACTGGAGTTCACTACACTTGTCGCCTTCTCCTCCCTCTGGGAGCTTCTGGTGCCATTCACCAGAGACTACAATACTCTACAG GAGGCCTTGAATAACCTTGAAGACTATGATAAAACCTGTCTGGATTCAGCACTGCAAGGTGTTAGTAACATAGTACAGCAGGAGTGGGGAACGTCCTGCCCCTGCCAG GTGGTGCTGGTTACTGATGGTGCTCTGGGTTTTGGCCGTGGTTCTTTGCGTCACTCATTACAAACAATGAAGCAACGTGTGGAGGATAAGAAATTCCCACTGCCTTTCCCATTCCCTTCCAAACTCTATGTCATGTGCATTGCCAATGCAGAGGAG CTTCAAGCTACTGATGGTATGGATAACTTGGAGCAGCTGGTTAGTTTAAATGGTGGAAAGGGTCAGATATACACTGTGGAGGGACCCCTCTGTCTTAAAAATGTCCAATCTATGTTTGG TAAGCTGATTGACCAGGCCTACTCTCCCTTCCATGCGGTGCTGCGCTGTGGGAACATGGCCTCTGATGTGCAGGTCTTTCCCAGGCCAGAACCTGTTCAAATAGATGAGGAGGTGGATCCCCTGCCCAAAACGGTGCAAACAG ACCTTGAGATTGTAGGTTTTATTGAGATTGGAGACATCTCCAGCCCTCCTGTTTTATCCAGACACTTGGTCCTGCCCATTTCTGTGACTAAAG AGGGGGATGAGATGGGTACAGGGGCCACTGATGAAACTGAGGAAGAGCCCTCTACAAATCAGATGGCTGGCAAGAGTCCAAATTTCTGCGTTCTTCTACATGGTAGCCTAAAAGTGGAGGGCATGGTGGCACTTGTACAACTACA GTCAGAGTGGTTTGGAATGCTTTATTCCCAGGCAGACAGTAAAAAGAAGTCCAATCTGATGATGTCACTCTTTGAGCTAGGCTTAGACCCTCTGCCCTGGTTGGGCAGAATGTCTCAGCTTGGTCCTGCCTCAG ATGCAACTGAAAATCCCTATGGTGAAGATGACAGTAAAAGTCCTTTCCCCATACAGCCAAAACATAAGAGAAGCTATGCTCAGAATGTTACGGTCTGGATTAAAGCCAGTGGATTGCAG ACAGATGTACAGAAAATCCTCCGTAATGCAAGGAAGCTGCCAGAAAAAACACAAACCTTCTATAAG GAATTGAATCGTCTTCGGAAGGCTGCTCTTGCCTTTGGTTTCTGGGAGCTTCTGAAGAGTGTTGCTGAACTGCTGGATAGGGAGTGCACTCTGCTGCCTGACTCCGCCCACCCTGACGCTGCCTTTCAGCTCTCACACGCTGCACAGCAACTTAAACTGGCCAGTAGTGGAGACTCCAAGTATGCAGCCTTTGAACACAACATTACCCCCATGCTCACTGACTTCTCTGGGGGCGGTGGAGCTGAGAGAATGTAG
- the LOC127661616 gene encoding very-long-chain (3R)-3-hydroxyacyl-CoA dehydratase, whose amino-acid sequence MQALTPHVNWAQRHGEIYLRVEISDAQNLSIGVEENILHFRGQGHGAKGENEYEFSLEFLKPVKPEVKHKSTQRQVNITVKKQEHVWWDRLTKQEKKLWFLAPDFDRWLDESDAEMELREKEEKLNKVSIESRVRKDPFLGLKKGFLFMYNLVQFLGFSWIFVNMTVRLFILGQDSFYDTFHTIADVMYFCQMLAIMEVINPAVGLVKTGVIPAFIQVMGRNFILFVIFGNLEDMQNKPVVFFVFYLWSAIEIFRYPFYMLACIDTEWKLLTWVRYTIWIPLYPLGVLAEAVAVIQSIPIFDETKLLGIPLPKAIGTSLSFSYILKIYLALMFLGLFINFQHLYKQRKRRFRTKKRKAN is encoded by the exons ATGCAGGCTCTTACGCCTCACGTAAACTGGGCTCAGCGGCACGGGGAGATTTACCTGCGAGTGGAGATCAGTGATGCACAG AATCTGAGTATTGGTGTTGAAGAGAACATCCTGCACTTCCGAG GCCAAGGACATGGAGCAAAAGGAGAAAATGAATATGAATTCAGCCTTGAATTTTTAAAACCAGTTAAACCTGAG GTGAAACACAAATCCACTCAGCGGCAGGTGAATATTACGGTAAAGAAGCAGGAGCACGTTTGGTGGGATCGGCTTACTAAACAGGAGAAGAAGCTTTGGTTTCTAGCACCTGATTTTGACCGTTGGCTGGACGAGTCAGATGCAGAAATGGAGCTCAGAGAAAAG GAAGAGAAACTAAACAAAGTCAGCATTGAGTCAAGGGTCCGAAAGGACC CTTTTCTCGGCTTGAAAAAAGGATTTCTCTTTATGTACAACTTGGTCCAGTTTCTTGGATTCTCCTGGATCTTTGTCAACATGACTGTACGTTTGTTCATACTTGGGCAag ATTCTTTCTACGACACCTTTCATACCATTGCTGATGTGATGTACTTCTGTCAGATGCTGGCAATAATGGAAGTTATTAATCCTGCTGTGGGGCTGGTTAAGACTGGAGTCATCCCTGCTTTCATACAG GTGATGGGCAGGAACTTCATCCTTTTTGTCATATTTGGAAACTTAGAGGATATGCAAAACAAGCCAGTGGTCTTCTTTGTCTTCTATCTATGGAGTGCAATCGAGATATTCAG GTATCCCTTCTACATGTTGGCCTGTATTGATACTGAATGGAAGTTGTTGACTTGGGTGAGATACACCATATGGATTCCGCTGTACCCTCTTGGTGTGCTAGCTGAAG CTGTGGCAGTGATTCAGTCCATCCCCATATTTGATGAAACCAAACTCCTCGGGATTCCTCTGCCTAAAGCCATAGGCACATCGCTCAGCTTCTCGTACATCCTGAAGATCTACCTGGCACTAATGTTTCTGG GCCTCTTCATCAATTTTCAACACCTCTACAAACAGAGGAAGAGACGGTTTCGCACAAAGAAGAGGAAAGCCAACTGA
- the LOC127661622 gene encoding phosphopantothenoylcysteine decarboxylase-like: MQTRLTGVVQAWDTSHALLFCPAMNTGMWQHPLTAQHVTTLKGIGYIEIICITKKHVCGDEGKGAMADVSNIVNTVKQ; this comes from the exons ATGCAAACACGCTTG ACAGGTGTTGTGCAGGCATGGGACACAAGCCATGCTCTGCTCTTCTGTCCTGCTATGAACACAGGCATGTGGCAGCACCCTCTCACTGCACAGCATGTGACCACACTTAAAGGCATTGGCTACATTGAGATCATCTGTATTACCAAAAAACATGTCTGTGGAGATGAAG GTAAAGGTGCCATGGCAGATGTTTCAAATATTGTCAATACTGTCAAACAATAA